The proteins below are encoded in one region of Drosophila santomea strain STO CAGO 1482 chromosome 2R, Prin_Dsan_1.1, whole genome shotgun sequence:
- the LOC120444424 gene encoding venom allergen 5 isoform X2 has product MTSNLLLAVMLMVMLMLVLLLPMAAGYNYCNNRTHLCDLAESKHFMCKLEDLKPYGGRTKYHISIPDTQKVRKEMLGVLNTFRNMFAGGELDLPENKTFPSAKRMRVLIWDSELAYMARTHAATVSFMHSECRATVRFPMTGEILVLSPPTKHKFSLTELLGIVFGQVFEEHKTVKDPQNFPRALDSERHYRAGHFSLIVNDRMSRVGCGISVGSNCERDGEVGFCHFLTCHFDRTNVNGTFVYKTGKAATGCNDWKSTANIKYANLCENTGEIFPLED; this is encoded by the exons ATGACCTCCAATCTGCTGCTCGCCGtgatgctgatggtgatgctgatgctggtgctgctgctgcccatGGCTGCCGGGTACAACTACTGCAACAACAGAACCCATCTGTGCGACCTGGCCGAGAGTAAGCACTTCATGTGCAAGCTGGAGGACCTGAAGCCCTACGGAGGCCGGACCAAGTACCACATCAGCATTCCGGACACCCAGAAGGTGCGCAAGGAAATGCTGGGCGTGCTCAACACCTTCCGGAACATGTTCGCCGGCGGGGAACTGGACCTACCCGAGAACAAGACATTCCCCAGCGCCAAGCGGATGAGAGtgctcatttgggacagtgAGCTGGCCTACATGGCACGCACCCACGCCGCCACCGTGTCCTTCATGCACTCCGAGTGCCGCGCTACCGTGCGATTCCCGATGACGGGTGAGATCCTGGTCCTGTCGCCTCCTACCAAGCACAAGTTCAGTCTAACGGAGTTGCTGGGCATTGTCTTCGGCCAGGTTTTCGAAGAACACAAGACTGTTAAGGATCCGCAGAATTTCCCCAGAGCCCTTGATTCCGAAAG GCACTACCGCGCGGGGCACTTCTCCCTCATCGTCAACGATCGGATGTCTCGAGTGGGTTGTGGGATCTCCGTGGGTTCCAACTGCGAAAGGGACGGCGAAGTCGG CTTCTGCCACTTCCTCACCTGCCACTTTGATCGCACGAACGTGAACGGAACCTTTGTCTACAAGACGGGCAAAGCTGCCACTGGCTGCAACGACTGGAAGAGCACCGCCAACATCAAGTATGCGAATCTATGCGAAAACACTGGCGAAATCTTTCCCCTG GAAGATTAG
- the LOC120444426 gene encoding antigen 5 like allergen Cul n 1 isoform X1 encodes MMLSAVLPVILLLPLAYGYNYCNNRTHRCILENNVHFMCKLDKIPSLGGTRYYAVAPDTPNLRSEILQIINHFRNQFAGGGFRTKKNMTFAPARRLRQVMWDSELAYMARAHASTVSFKHTLCRSTLRFPEVGECLSMMVPKYKHTLREALHKLFKLMFDEHLNIKDPDALLEGFHPIRDYICAHFTIFISDRVSRVGCGVAVGTNCRQGSTSNFCYFLTCHFDFDNVNGSYVYKAGKPVSSCKDWGTGRSKEFAHLCSNNGNLFPALLHRIINGA; translated from the exons ATGATGTTGAGTGCCGTGCTGCCTGTGATTTTGCTTTTGCCCTTGGCTTACGGCTACAACTACTGCAACAACAGGACCCACAGGTGCATCCTGGAGAATAACGTGCACTTCATGTGCAAACTGGACAAGATTCCCTCGCTGGGTGGTACGCGGTACTATGCCGTTGCGCCGGATACCCCTAACCTGCGATCGGAGATTCTGCAGATCATAAACCATTTTCGCAACCAGTTTGCGGGCGGCGGATTCAGGACGAAGAAGAACATGACTTTCGCGCCGGCCAGACGGTTGCGCCAAGTCATGTGGGACAGCGAGCTGGCGTACATGGCCCGCGCCCACGCCTCCACCGTGTCCTTCAAGCACACCCTGTGCCGCTCCACCCTGCGGTTCCCTGAGGTGGGCGAGTGCCTGTCCATGATGGTGCCCAAGTACAAGCACACTCTTCGCGAGGCATTGCATAAGTTGTTTAAACTTATGTTCGACGAGCATCTCAACATTAAGGATCCAGATGCTCTTCTCGAGGGCTTCCATCCCATCAG GGATTACATCTGCGCACACTTCACCATCTTCATCAGCGATCGGGTATCGCGCGTGGGTTGTGGCGTTGCCGTGGGAACCAACTGTCGCCAAGGGTCCACCTCCAA CTTCTGCTACTTCCTGACCTGCCACTTCGACTTCGACAACGTGAACGGATCGTATGTCTATAAGGCAGGTAAGCCTGTCTCCTCCTGCAAGGATTGGGGCACAGGCAGGTCCAAGGAGTTCGCGCATCTGTGCAGTAACAATGGTAACCTTTTTCCCGCT CTTCTCCACAGGATCATTAATGGGGCCTAG
- the LOC120444423 gene encoding uncharacterized protein DDB_G0283357 → MAPFKLKFRMGSSRSTSQEHDPDPQVNEALLGAQSQQQNTQPLQEAVEASSSSSLDLADSSSLGQLSSERKLLLPPTSSTMRLGYLNQNRTPCINESLADTDADTVPTTPPPSYEHVLEENTRLSQHQRQLSLDSATPNQNSRRSSANSSRHSAAQLSAALEQLAGNGGAGEFCNDPDCRQNLNNNGATSHGNHIQNTNNNNDGEQIFEGVTELELRSDNEEQLSINEFLLETEMAASPSRRLEDRYAGGAGADEDQGGQCQDEQCVQCSEERASGEDRDAASTSSQAAASSGGGHNFYDPLLNRGSYANYSEGGTASSGPGSANGQMCQEACCSGSASGSGSASRSGRSGRRQNQQGQPPNCHTSLLTPEMMSNKTSKEIYKDLAKQWGITCKMSESCRCMDCQSHYFDCDYDDNEHQKTDGGLGAGTPMFISEVMHGSGCNIL, encoded by the exons ATGGCGCCCTTCAAGCTCAAGTTCCGGATGGGCAGCTCGCGCAGCACCTCGCAGGAGCACGACCCCGACCCGCAGGTGAACGAGGCGCTCCTGGGCGCCCAGAGCCAGCAGCAGAACACGCAGCCGCTCCAGGAGGCGGTGGaggccagcagcagctccagcctCGACCTCGCGGACTCCAGCAGCCTCGGCCAGCTGAGCAGCGAGCGCAAGCTGCTCCTGCcgcccaccagcagcaccatgCGATTGG GATACCTTAACCAGAACCGCACTCCGTGCATCAACGAGTCGTTGGCGGACACGGATGCGGACACAGTGCCCACCACCCCACCGCCTTCCTACGAGCATGTTCTAGAGGAG AACACGCGCTTGTCCCAGCACCAGCGACAGTTGTCCCTGGACAGCGCCACTCCCAACCAGAACAGCCGGCGCAGCTCGGCGAACAGCTCGCGGCACAGTGCCGCCCAGCTGAGTGCCGCCTTGGAGCAGCTGGCCGGGAATGGGGGCGCCGGCGAGTTCTGCAACGACCCGGACTGCAGGCAGAACCTGAACAACAACGGAGCCACCAGCCACGGCAACCACATCCAGAacacgaacaacaacaacgacggcGAGCAGATCTTCGAGGGCGTCACGGAACTGGAGCTGCGCAGCGACAACGAGGAGCAGCTGAGCATCAACGAGTTCCTGCTGGAAACTGAGATGGCGGCCTCACCATCCCGCCGACTGGAGGATCGGTACGCGGGCGGAGCAGGAGCGGATGAGGATCAGGGTGGCCAGTGCCAGGACGAGCAGTGCGTGCAGTGCAGCGAGGAGCGGGCCAGCGGCGAGGACAGGGATGCGGCCAGCACCAGCAGTCAGGCGGCGGCGTCGTCCGGCGGTGGCCACAACTTTTACGATCCGCTCCTGAATCGGGGCAGCTACGCCAACTACAGTGAAG GTGGCACTGCGAGTTCGGGACCTGGTTCGGCCAACGGCCAGATGTGCCAGGAGGCGTGTTGCAGCGGATCTGCATCCGGATCGGGATCTGCGTCCAGGAGCGGGCGAAGTGGAAGGCGGCAGAACCAGCAGGGTCAGCCGCCCAACTGCCACACCAGCCTGCTCACGCCGGAGATGATGAGCAACAAGACGAGCAAGGAGATCTACAAGGACCTGGCCAAGCAGTGGGGCATCACCTGCAAGATGTCCGAGAGCTGTCGTTGCATGGACTGTCAGAGTCACTACTTCGACTGCGACTACGATGAT AACGAGCACCAGAAGACGGACGGAGGATTGGGCGCTGGCACGCCCATGTTTATCAGCGAGGTGATGCACGGATCTGGGTGCAACATTTTGTAG
- the LOC120444424 gene encoding venom allergen 5 isoform X3 produces the protein MTSNLLLAVMLMVMLMLVLLLPMAAGYNYCNNRTHLCDLAESKHFMCKLEDLKPYGGRTKYHISIPDTQKVRKEMLGVLNTFRNMFAGGELDLPENKTFPSAKRMRVLIWDSELAYMARTHAATVSFMHSECRATVRFPMTGEILVLSPPTKHKFSLTELLGIVFGQVFEEHKTVKDPQNFPRALDSERHYRAGHFSLIVNDRMSRVGCGISVGSNCERDGEVGFCHFLTCHFDRTNVNGTFVYKTGKAATGCNDWKSTANIKYANLCENTGEIFPLVRGYSSSDSFAITCILAGRLATYSRTLQQSKVLFPLLHNSFKLEVSQTV, from the exons ATGACCTCCAATCTGCTGCTCGCCGtgatgctgatggtgatgctgatgctggtgctgctgctgcccatGGCTGCCGGGTACAACTACTGCAACAACAGAACCCATCTGTGCGACCTGGCCGAGAGTAAGCACTTCATGTGCAAGCTGGAGGACCTGAAGCCCTACGGAGGCCGGACCAAGTACCACATCAGCATTCCGGACACCCAGAAGGTGCGCAAGGAAATGCTGGGCGTGCTCAACACCTTCCGGAACATGTTCGCCGGCGGGGAACTGGACCTACCCGAGAACAAGACATTCCCCAGCGCCAAGCGGATGAGAGtgctcatttgggacagtgAGCTGGCCTACATGGCACGCACCCACGCCGCCACCGTGTCCTTCATGCACTCCGAGTGCCGCGCTACCGTGCGATTCCCGATGACGGGTGAGATCCTGGTCCTGTCGCCTCCTACCAAGCACAAGTTCAGTCTAACGGAGTTGCTGGGCATTGTCTTCGGCCAGGTTTTCGAAGAACACAAGACTGTTAAGGATCCGCAGAATTTCCCCAGAGCCCTTGATTCCGAAAG GCACTACCGCGCGGGGCACTTCTCCCTCATCGTCAACGATCGGATGTCTCGAGTGGGTTGTGGGATCTCCGTGGGTTCCAACTGCGAAAGGGACGGCGAAGTCGG CTTCTGCCACTTCCTCACCTGCCACTTTGATCGCACGAACGTGAACGGAACCTTTGTCTACAAGACGGGCAAAGCTGCCACTGGCTGCAACGACTGGAAGAGCACCGCCAACATCAAGTATGCGAATCTATGCGAAAACACTGGCGAAATCTTTCCCCTGGTGAGAGGATACTCCTCCTCTGATTCCTTTGCTATAACGTGTATACTTGCAGGAAGATTAGCGAC ATATTCAAGGACCCTCCAGCAATCGAAGGTCCTTTTCCCTTTACTTCACAACTCGTTCAAGTTAGAAGTTTCCCAAACTGTTTAA
- the LOC120444427 gene encoding allergen Tab y 5.0101 produces MMIGRFLVPLILLLPMASGYNYCNNKTHKCVLENKKHFMCHLQDFPIYGNDTKFFASVPNNLRMQRIVLDILNQKRNEFAGGELTTKGNKKFARARRMRRLLWDKELAYMGHNHASTLSLMPSPCRSTLRFPHVGEAIALVTRREKVNLKEIYSMAFNSMFAEYRDVVDPDGLLQAFEPTRDSKVHYFTNLISDRVSRVGCGIAVGSDCHPSFKFCHFVTCYFDFSNLAGSYVYKAGDPTSSCDDWGVVSSDKFANLCKNSGEIFPHDQGDRVE; encoded by the exons ATGATGATCGGGAGGTTTTTGGTACCTTTGATACTGCTCCTGCCAATGGCCTCCGGCTACAACTACTGCAACAACAAGACGCACAAGTGTGTGCTGGAGAACAAAAAGCACTTCATGTGCCATCTTCAGGACTTCCCCATCTACGGGAACGACACCAAGTTCTTTGCCTCAGTTCCGAACAACTTGAGGATGCAGAGGATAGTACTGGACATCCTCAACCAAAAGCGAAACGAGTTTGCGGGCGGAGAACTGACGACGAAGGGCAACAAGAAGTTCGCGAGGGCCAGGCGGATGCGTCGGCTCTTGTGGGACAAGGAGCTGGCCTACATGGGTCACAACCATGCGTCCACCTTGTCCCTGATGCCGTCGCCGTGCCGGTCCACCCTGCGGTTCCCCCACGTCGGCGAGGCCATTGCCCTGGTGACCCGCAGAGAGAAGGTCAATCTAAAGGAGATATATTCGATGGCGTTCAACTCGATGTTCGCCGAGTACCGGGATGTCGTTGATCCAGACGGTCTCCTCCAGGCCTTTGAACCTACCAG GGACTCCAAGGTGCACTACTTCACCAACCTCATCAGCGACCGAGTGTCACGCGTGGGATGTGGCATTGCCGTGGGCTCCGACTGCCATCCATCCTTCAA GTTCTGCCACTTCGTGACCTGCTACTTCGACTTCAGCAACCTGGCTGGCTCGTATGTGTACAAGGCCGGGGATCCCACCTCCTCCTGCGACGACTGGGGCGTTGTTAGCTCTGATAAGTTTGCGAATCTCTGCAAGAACAGCGGCGAGATTTTCCCCCAC GATCAGGGCGATCGCGTTGAGTGA
- the LOC120444426 gene encoding antigen 5 like allergen Cul n 1 isoform X2 — protein MMLSAVLPVILLLPLAYGYNYCNNRTHRCILENNVHFMCKLDKIPSLGGTRYYAVAPDTPNLRSEILQIINHFRNQFAGGGFRTKKNMTFAPARRLRQVMWDSELAYMARAHASTVSFKHTLCRSTLRFPEVGECLSMMVPKYKHTLREALHKLFKLMFDEHLNIKDPDALLEGFHPIRDYICAHFTIFISDRVSRVGCGVAVGTNCRQGSTSNFCYFLTCHFDFDNVNGSYVYKAGKPVSSCKDWGTGRSKEFAHLCSNNGNLFPADH, from the exons ATGATGTTGAGTGCCGTGCTGCCTGTGATTTTGCTTTTGCCCTTGGCTTACGGCTACAACTACTGCAACAACAGGACCCACAGGTGCATCCTGGAGAATAACGTGCACTTCATGTGCAAACTGGACAAGATTCCCTCGCTGGGTGGTACGCGGTACTATGCCGTTGCGCCGGATACCCCTAACCTGCGATCGGAGATTCTGCAGATCATAAACCATTTTCGCAACCAGTTTGCGGGCGGCGGATTCAGGACGAAGAAGAACATGACTTTCGCGCCGGCCAGACGGTTGCGCCAAGTCATGTGGGACAGCGAGCTGGCGTACATGGCCCGCGCCCACGCCTCCACCGTGTCCTTCAAGCACACCCTGTGCCGCTCCACCCTGCGGTTCCCTGAGGTGGGCGAGTGCCTGTCCATGATGGTGCCCAAGTACAAGCACACTCTTCGCGAGGCATTGCATAAGTTGTTTAAACTTATGTTCGACGAGCATCTCAACATTAAGGATCCAGATGCTCTTCTCGAGGGCTTCCATCCCATCAG GGATTACATCTGCGCACACTTCACCATCTTCATCAGCGATCGGGTATCGCGCGTGGGTTGTGGCGTTGCCGTGGGAACCAACTGTCGCCAAGGGTCCACCTCCAA CTTCTGCTACTTCCTGACCTGCCACTTCGACTTCGACAACGTGAACGGATCGTATGTCTATAAGGCAGGTAAGCCTGTCTCCTCCTGCAAGGATTGGGGCACAGGCAGGTCCAAGGAGTTCGCGCATCTGTGCAGTAACAATGGTAACCTTTTTCCCGCT GATCATTAA
- the LOC120444424 gene encoding venom allergen 5 isoform X1, producing the protein MTSNLLLAVMLMVMLMLVLLLPMAAGYNYCNNRTHLCDLAESKHFMCKLEDLKPYGGRTKYHISIPDTQKVRKEMLGVLNTFRNMFAGGELDLPENKTFPSAKRMRVLIWDSELAYMARTHAATVSFMHSECRATVRFPMTGEILVLSPPTKHKFSLTELLGIVFGQVFEEHKTVKDPQNFPRALDSERHYRAGHFSLIVNDRMSRVGCGISVGSNCERDGEVGFCHFLTCHFDRTNVNGTFVYKTGKAATGCNDWKSTANIKYANLCENTGEIFPLISDIFKDPPAIEGPFPFTSQLVQVRSFPNCLNS; encoded by the exons ATGACCTCCAATCTGCTGCTCGCCGtgatgctgatggtgatgctgatgctggtgctgctgctgcccatGGCTGCCGGGTACAACTACTGCAACAACAGAACCCATCTGTGCGACCTGGCCGAGAGTAAGCACTTCATGTGCAAGCTGGAGGACCTGAAGCCCTACGGAGGCCGGACCAAGTACCACATCAGCATTCCGGACACCCAGAAGGTGCGCAAGGAAATGCTGGGCGTGCTCAACACCTTCCGGAACATGTTCGCCGGCGGGGAACTGGACCTACCCGAGAACAAGACATTCCCCAGCGCCAAGCGGATGAGAGtgctcatttgggacagtgAGCTGGCCTACATGGCACGCACCCACGCCGCCACCGTGTCCTTCATGCACTCCGAGTGCCGCGCTACCGTGCGATTCCCGATGACGGGTGAGATCCTGGTCCTGTCGCCTCCTACCAAGCACAAGTTCAGTCTAACGGAGTTGCTGGGCATTGTCTTCGGCCAGGTTTTCGAAGAACACAAGACTGTTAAGGATCCGCAGAATTTCCCCAGAGCCCTTGATTCCGAAAG GCACTACCGCGCGGGGCACTTCTCCCTCATCGTCAACGATCGGATGTCTCGAGTGGGTTGTGGGATCTCCGTGGGTTCCAACTGCGAAAGGGACGGCGAAGTCGG CTTCTGCCACTTCCTCACCTGCCACTTTGATCGCACGAACGTGAACGGAACCTTTGTCTACAAGACGGGCAAAGCTGCCACTGGCTGCAACGACTGGAAGAGCACCGCCAACATCAAGTATGCGAATCTATGCGAAAACACTGGCGAAATCTTTCCCCTG ATTAGCGAC ATATTCAAGGACCCTCCAGCAATCGAAGGTCCTTTTCCCTTTACTTCACAACTCGTTCAAGTTAGAAGTTTCCCAAACTGTTTAAATTCCTAG